In one window of Canis lupus baileyi chromosome 10, mCanLup2.hap1, whole genome shotgun sequence DNA:
- the ALDOB gene encoding fructose-bisphosphate aldolase B, whose amino-acid sequence MAHQFPALTSEKKKELAEIAQRIVANGKGILAADESVGTMGNRLQRIKVENTEENRRQFREILFTVDNSINQSIGGVILFHETLYQKDSQGKLFRNILKEKGIVVGIKLDQGGAPLAGTNKETTIQGLDGLSERCAQYKKDGADFGKWRAVLRIDNQCPSQLAIQENANALARYASICQQNGLVPIVEPEVIPDGDHDLEHCQYVTEKVLAAVYKALNDHHVYLEGTLLKPNMVTAGHACTKKYTPEQVAMATVTALHRTVPAAVPGICFLSGGMSEEDATLNLNAINLCPLPKPWKLSFSYGRALQASALAAWGGKAANKKATQEAFMKRALANCQAAKGQYVHSGSSGAASTQSLFTACYTY is encoded by the exons ATGGCCCACCAATTTCCAGCCCTCACctcagaaaagaagaaggagcTCGCAGAAATTGCCCAGCGCATTGTTGCCAATGGGAAGGGGATCCTGGCTGCAGATGAGTCTGTAG GCACCATGGGAAACCGCCTGCAGAGGATCAAGGTGGAGAACACTGAGGAGAACCGCCGGCAGTTCCGAGAAATCCTCTTCACCGTGGACAACTCCATCAACCAGAGCATCGGGGGTGTGATCCTTTTCCATGAGACCCTCTACCAGAAGGACAGCCAGGGAAAGCTGTTCAGGAACATCCTCAAGGAGAAGGGGATCGTGGTGGGAATCAAG TTAGACCAGGGAGGTGCTCCCCTTGCAGGAACCAACAAAGAAACCACCATTCAAG GGCTCGATGGCCTTTCTGAGCGCTGTGCTCAGTACAAGAAAGACGGTGCTGACTTTGGGAAATGGCGTGCTGTGCTGAGGATTGACAACCAATGTCCATCCCAACTTGCCATCCAGGAAAACGCCAATGCCCTGGCCCGCTACGCCAGCATCTGTCAGCAG aaTGGGCTGGTACCCATTGTAGAGCCAGAGGTCATTCCAGATGGAGACCATGACTTGGAACACTGCCAGTATGTTACTGAGAAA GTCCTAGCTGCTGTCTACAAGGCCCTGAATGACCATCACGTTTACCTGGAGGGCACGCTGCTGAAACCTAACATGGTGACTGCTGGACATGCCTGCACCAAAAAGTATACTCCAGAGCAAGTGGCTATGGCCACTGTCACAGCTCTCCACCGTACTGTTCCTGCAGCTGTTCCTG GCATCTGCTTTTTGTCTGGTGGCATGAGTGAAGAGGATGCTACTCTCAACCTCAATGCTATCAACCTTTGCCCTCTACCAAAGCCCTGGAAACTAAGTTTCTCCTATGGACGGGCTCTGCAGGCCAGTGCACTGGCTGCCTGGGGTGGCAAGGCTGCCAACAAGAAGGCAACCCAGGAGGCCTTCATGAAACGGGCCCTG GCTAACTGCCAGGCAGCCAAAGGACAGTATGTTCACTCGGGCTCTTCTGGTGCTGCTTCCACTCAGTCCCTCTTCACCGCCTGCTACACCTATTAG